The genome window GGTGGTCGGTCTCGTGCTGCAGGCAGCGGGCGAAGAAGCCGGTGCCCTCGACCCGGATCTCGTTGCCGTCCTTGTCCTGGCCGGTGACCGCCGCGTACTCGGGGCGGGCCAGCTCGGCGTAGGCGGTCGGCACCGAGAGGCAGCCCTCGTTGCCGTCGTCCAGGGTGCGCCGGTCCACCGGCAGCTCCTCCAGCACCGGGTTGATCACGTGGCCGATGTGCCGCACGTTCCGGTCGTCCGGGCAGTCGTAGACGAACACCTTGGCGTCCACGCCGATCTGGTTGGCCGCCAGGCCGACGCCCTCGGCCGCGTACATCGACTGGAACATGTCGTCGATCAGCGCCGAGAGCTGCTCGTCGAACTCGGTGACCTGCCGGCACTCGCGGTGCAGCACGGGGTTGCCGACCACGGTGATCGGGCGCGCGGTGCCCTTGGAGAGGTCGGGCTCCGCTCCGATCACCTCGACCGGACCGGTCGGCTCCTCGTGCTCGTGGCCCTCGTGCTCGTGGGCGTTCTCGTCGTGCTGCTCGGCCATCTGTCCGCTCCTGTGATGCTGCTGGGTAACCCTGCAAGCCTACGGGCCGCGGGGGCGACTCAGCAGACCTCCTCCACGTCCCGGTACGCCCGGGTGGTCGGCGCGGCGGCGACCCAGCGGTCCAGCAGCAGCCGGACCAGCCCGGCGGGCGCGGCGATCCCGCACTCCCGCTCGGCCAACCAGCCGCCGGTGCCGCTGCCCTGGCTCAGGTGGCTCAGGTGGCCGGGGTGCGCGGCGTCCCCGTCGTCGTGCGGGTCGTGGTGCGCGGTGTGGCCGTCGTCGGCGGCCATCCGGCTCTCCGAGCAGGCCCGGCAGAGCAGCCGCACCGAGGAGGTCCAGTCCTCGGCGGCGTAGCCGGCCTCGGCCACCAGCCGCTCCAGCGCGTCCCGGTCGGCCTCGGTGGCGGCCTGCAGCAGCACCACGTAGGTCGGCACGGGGGACGGCGCCCAGAGCTCGATCTCGTCGAAGACCGGGTAGGCGG of Kitasatospora viridis contains these proteins:
- the def gene encoding peptide deformylase; this translates as MAEQHDENAHEHEGHEHEEPTGPVEVIGAEPDLSKGTARPITVVGNPVLHRECRQVTEFDEQLSALIDDMFQSMYAAEGVGLAANQIGVDAKVFVYDCPDDRNVRHIGHVINPVLEELPVDRRTLDDGNEGCLSVPTAYAELARPEYAAVTGQDKDGNEIRVEGTGFFARCLQHETDHLNGYLYIDRLSKRDRKDALRQMAEGTPKYATVPND